One Chryseobacterium wanjuense genomic region harbors:
- a CDS encoding ATP-dependent DNA ligase encodes MKNFADLINALESTNKTNAKIDAIIDYLERAPDEDKVWFIALFTGKRPRRNVNTNYMKEWALEITKLPFWLFQESYSSVGDLGETLSLILPPPTKKIERTLSQWMNDIIDLKNKTDLEKKEFVLNSWNGLDYTERLIFNKLLGGSFRIGVSDKTLINALTKFSDQESSTLMHSLMGKWLPDEISFKELISAEKINPDNSKPYPFCLAYPLEKELEELGTPDEWLIEYKWDGIRGQIIKRNDEVFIWSRGEELITEQFPEIAEAVQQMQGNFVIDGEILAVKEGKVLNFNELQKRLNRKTLTKKMLSEIPIEVFVYDLLELENNDLREKSISARRAMLEELLLNENPQNIKISQVIDFEKWEELDQIRENSREINSEGLMLKQKNSPYHSGRKKGDWWKWKINPLTIDAVLIYAQKGSGRRSAYYTDYTFAVKNGDSLVTIAKAYSGLTDKEIMEVSKFVNKNAIEKFGPVRTVKAELVFEIAFEGIGFSNRHKSGVALRFPRIVRWRKDKTVEEIDDLDEIKKLIQ; translated from the coding sequence ATGAAAAACTTCGCAGATTTGATCAATGCTTTGGAAAGCACCAATAAAACCAATGCCAAAATTGATGCGATCATCGATTATCTGGAACGCGCTCCGGATGAAGATAAAGTGTGGTTCATTGCTTTGTTTACAGGCAAAAGACCTAGGCGGAACGTGAATACAAATTATATGAAAGAATGGGCACTGGAAATTACAAAACTGCCTTTCTGGCTGTTTCAGGAAAGCTATTCTTCGGTGGGAGATCTGGGTGAAACACTTTCGTTAATTCTGCCTCCCCCAACGAAAAAAATTGAGCGTACACTTTCTCAATGGATGAATGATATAATTGATTTAAAAAATAAAACCGACCTCGAAAAAAAAGAATTTGTTTTAAACTCCTGGAACGGTTTGGATTACACGGAACGATTGATTTTCAATAAATTATTAGGCGGAAGTTTCAGAATCGGGGTTTCAGATAAGACGTTGATTAATGCCTTGACAAAATTCTCAGATCAGGAATCAAGCACCTTAATGCATAGTTTAATGGGAAAATGGCTGCCTGATGAAATTTCATTCAAAGAGTTGATTTCGGCGGAAAAAATTAACCCTGATAATTCAAAACCCTATCCTTTCTGCTTGGCCTATCCTCTGGAAAAAGAACTGGAAGAATTGGGAACTCCCGACGAATGGCTGATCGAATATAAATGGGATGGAATCCGCGGACAAATCATTAAAAGAAACGATGAAGTGTTCATCTGGTCAAGAGGTGAAGAGCTGATTACCGAACAATTTCCCGAAATTGCAGAAGCCGTACAACAGATGCAGGGCAATTTTGTGATAGATGGAGAAATACTTGCGGTAAAGGAAGGTAAGGTTTTAAATTTTAATGAATTACAAAAAAGATTAAACCGAAAAACACTCACCAAAAAAATGCTTTCGGAAATTCCTATTGAAGTTTTTGTTTACGATTTGCTGGAGCTTGAAAATAATGATTTAAGGGAAAAATCTATTTCGGCGAGACGGGCAATGCTGGAAGAATTATTGTTAAATGAAAATCCTCAAAACATAAAAATTTCCCAGGTTATAGATTTTGAAAAATGGGAAGAACTTGATCAGATACGGGAAAACTCCAGAGAAATTAACAGTGAAGGATTAATGTTAAAGCAAAAGAATTCGCCCTATCATTCGGGAAGAAAAAAAGGTGATTGGTGGAAATGGAAAATCAACCCGTTAACCATTGATGCCGTGCTCATCTACGCTCAGAAAGGGAGCGGACGAAGAAGCGCCTACTATACCGACTATACTTTTGCTGTGAAAAACGGCGATTCTCTGGTCACGATTGCCAAGGCATATTCGGGATTGACCGATAAGGAAATTATGGAGGTAAGTAAGTTTGTCAATAAAAATGCTATCGAAAAATTTGGACCCGTGCGAACGGTAAAGGCAGAACTCGTTTTTGAAATTGCCTTTGAAGGAATTGGGTTCAGTAATCGTCACAAAAGCGGTGTAGCACTGCGTTTTCCAAGAATCGTACGATGGCGGAAAGATAAAACGGTCGAGGAAATTGATGATTTGGATGAGATCAAGAAATTGATACAATAA